From Schizosaccharomyces pombe strain 972h- genome assembly, chromosome: II, the proteins below share one genomic window:
- the hbs1 gene encoding translation release factor complex GTPase subunit, which produces MSRHRDVKNLDLDDYELDEEPGEEELTEEQEEEFRSAVATVRETLLGVPISEKEIADTVWYYYFDVEKSVNYLLQKASSKAGAKEKQNTDSQKEKKQNKSKEALADAKDPLDESSNGIKNLSLNKNDEPAFQTNGEVKMKNSSESDNQPEKKKIKKQNPTDLVSVPEIFEQSNPKPVVHLVVTGHVDSGKSTMLGRIMFELGEINSRSMQKLHNEAANSGKGSFSYAWLLDTTEEERARGVTMDVASTTFESDKKIYEIGDAPGHRDFISGMIAGASSADFAVLVVDSSQNNFERGFLENGQTREHAYLLRALGISEIVVSVNKLDLMSWSEDRFQEIKNIVSDFLIKMVGFKTSNVHFVPISAISGTNLIQKDSSDLYKWYKGPTLLSALDQLVPPEKPYRKPLRLSIDDVYRSPRSVTVTGRVEAGNVQVNQVLYDVSSQEDAYVKNVIRNSDPSSTWAVAGDTVTLQLADIEVNQLRPGDILSNYENPVRRVRSFVAEIQTFDIHGPILSGSTLVLHLGRTVTSVSLKIVTVNNKRSRHIASRKRALVRISFLDGLFPLCLAEECPALGRFILRRSGDTVAAGIVKELC; this is translated from the exons atgTCGAGGCATCGTGATGTAAAAAATCTTGATCTTGATG ATTATGAACTCGACGAGGAGCCAGGAGAGGAAGAATTGACTGAAGAGCAGGAAG AGGAATTCAGGTCTGCTGTAGCCACAGTAAGGGAGACATTATTAGGTGTTCCTATttcagaaaaagaaattgccGATACAGTTTGGTACTATTACTTTGACGTAGAGAAATCAGTCAACTATCTTTTGCAAAAGGCTAGTTCCAAAGCTGGAGCTAAAGAAAAACAGAATACTGATtcccaaaaagaaaaaaaacagaacAAATCGAAAGAAGCTTTAGCGGATGCCAAAGATCCATTGGATGAATCTTCTAATggtattaaaaatttaagcctaaacaaaaatgatgAACCAGCATTTCAGACGAACGGTGAagtaaagatgaaaaattcCTCCGAAAGCGATAACCAACcggagaaaaagaaaattaaaaagcaaaaccCGACGGATCTAGTATCTGTTCCCGAAATATTTGAACAATCCAATCCTAAACCCGTGGTTCACTTAGTTGTTACAGGACATGTTGATTCGGGAAAGAGTACTATGCTTGGGAGAATAATGTTTGAGTTAGGAGAAATCAATAGTCGGTCAATGCAAAAGTTGCACAACGAGGCTGCCAATTCAGGAAAAGGTAGCTTTTCGTATGCTTGGTTGTTGGATACAACCGAGGAAGAACGAGCACGAGGTGTTACAATGGATGTTGCTTCCACCACTTTCGAGagtgataaaaaaatttatgaaattgGTGATGCGCCAGGTCACCGGGATTTCATTTCAGGGATGATAGCCGGCGCATCTTCAGCTGATTTTGCTGTGTTAGTTGTCGACTCCTctcaaaacaattttgagCGTggttttttggaaaatggaCAAACAAGGGAGCACGCCTATCTGTTGCGAGCCCTTGGAATCTCGGAAATAGTTGTTAGTGTCAACAAATTGGACCTTATGTCTTGGTCGGAGGACCGTTTccaagaaataaaaaacatagTTTCTGATTTTTTGATCAAAATGGTTGGATTTAAAACCAGTAATGTACATTTTGTACCTATATCTGCGATTTCGGGAACTAACCTTATCCAAAAAGACTCATCTGATCTTTACAAATGGTATAAGGGTCCCACTCTTTTGAGCGCCTTAGATCAGCTGGTTCCCCCTGAAAAGCCATATCGGAAACCGTTGAGACTAAGTATCGATGATGTTTATCGTTCTCCACGTAGTGTTACAGTTACCGGGAGGGTCGAAGCAGGTAATGTTCAGGTCAATCAAGTTTTGTATGATGTTTCTTCTCAGGAAGACGCATATGTAAAAAATGTGATTCGTAATAGTGATCCTTCTTCGACTTGGGCTGTTGCTGGTGATACAGTTACATTACAGTTGGCTGACATTGAAGTTAATCAACTTCGTCCTGGGGATATACTATCAAACTATGAAAATCCTGTTCGTAGGGTAAGATCATTTGTTGCTGAAATCCAGACATTTGATATTCACGGTCCAATTTTATCAGGTTCTACCCTTGTCCTTCATTTAGGTAGGACTGTGACTTCGgtatctttaaaaattgttacAGTTAACAATAAACGTTCGAGGCATATAGCAAGCAGGAAGCGCGCATTAGTTCGTATAAGTTTTTTGGATGGATTATTTCCTTTATGTCTAGCAGAAGAATGCCCTGCTTTGGGAAGATTTATTCTAAGAAGAAGTGGTGATACGGTAGCTGCTGGCATTGTTAAAGAATTATGTTAA